In Vespa crabro chromosome 7, iyVesCrab1.2, whole genome shotgun sequence, a single window of DNA contains:
- the LOC124425823 gene encoding multiple C2 and transmembrane domain-containing protein isoform X4: MSKSVELLAGSEDSEPIPADNTTEERSRLNLNGSRQLSKSATELRNNEIEKLSPSRRGEVGGESGVIHHHRHHRHATSVAQRTHTFFATLKSRWSRSRSKERKKSKDGGGVSTTQESTSFKTPGIESDYTADYSSEHSRSSSATQSPARHCLKHPESPLTRVGRDKILTLQEDSPGKCSDASSKGSLNRQSFKDVNTSEEARGSMSNQDGAFVQDEIIRRREIALRQHAFFQLRLHIRRGVNLMAMDRCGASDPYVKIKSAGRLLHKSRTVHRDLNPVWDESVTLPVEDPFQPLTIKVFDYDWGLQDDFMGAAQLDLTQFDLGYAQDVTLELKDPARPKQHLGEICLTATLWPRNQQEKEQYFQKTNRLADVNRKLKSQIWSSVVTIVLVEAKSLLPMDIEGLSDPYVKFRLGTEKYKSKVVNKTLNPVWLEQFDLHLYEDPYLGQELEVTVWDRDRSHQDDLMGKTVIDLATLERETTHRLWRDLEDGSGSIFLLLTISGTTASETISDLAAHEETPRERTNLIERYSLLNTLQRPRDVGHLTVKIYRAQGLAAADLGGKSDPFCVLELVNARLQTQTEYKTLAPNWQKIFTFNVKDINSVLEVTVYDEDRDHKVEFLGKVAIPLLRIRNGEKRWYALKDKKLRGRAKGNSPQILLEMTVIWNVFRACIRTLNPKEKKYMEPEIKFKRQVFLRNVLRLKAIILFFIEMGKYIQSCWEWESKPRSIIALTLFVLGCYYFEPYMIPALALLILLKYYLLNMEDGSGINQWICGQVAAVTGASLTHQTSPHFQDTSEMMSDDGPVTPGDDDDDEDDKDKEEKKSLKERLQAIQEVTQTVQNSIGYIASLCERIKNLFNFTIPYLSYLAMTLTIIGAAVLYYIPVRYLILVWGVNKFSRKILRPHSVPNNEVLDLISRVPDDEEILNYRELKPLPTADCERGGGSGVSGGNTAKREQRKRHKAA; encoded by the exons ATGAGCAAGAGCGTGGAATTGCTTGCTGGATCGGAGGACAGTGAACCAATACCAGCCG ATAACACGACAGAGGAAAGATCCAGACTGAATTTGAACGGGAGCAGACAGCTTTCGAAAAGCGCCACGGAGCTCCGGAACAACGAAATCGAGAAACTCTCGCCGTCGCGGCGCGGCGAGGTCGGTGGTGAGTCCGGGGTGATACATCACCACCGGCATCATCGACACGCGACGTCGGTGGCACAGCGTACGCACACATTCTTTGCGACTCTGAAAAGCCGCTGGTCTCGTAGCCGTagtaaagaacgaaaaaaatcgaAGGATGGTGGCGGAGTATCAACGACCCAAGAGTCAACAAGCTTTAAGACACCTGGCATTGAGTCTGATTATACGGCTGATTATTCCTCCGAACATAGCAGGAGTTCATCGGCTACACAAAGTCCAGCCAGGCATTGTCTCAAACATCCTG aaTCACCGCTGACACGAGTAGGAAGAGACAAAATCTTAACCCTGCAAGAGGATAGTCCTGGAAAATGCAGCGATGCATCTTCGAAGGGATCTTTGAATCGTCAGAGTTTCAAGGACGTTAATACGAGCGAGGAAGCACGCGGTTCCATGTCGAATCAAGATGGGGCCTTCGTTCAGGACGAGATTATACGGAGGAGGGAGATAGCATTGAGACAGCACGCTTTCTTTCAGCTTCGTCTTCACATTAGGAGGGGTGTCAATCTGATGGCCATGGATAGATGTG GTGCTAGCGATCCTTACGTGAAGATAAAGTCTGCTGGAAGGTTATTGCACAAATCACGAACGGTGCACCGTGATTTAAATCCAGTTTGGGACGAAAGCGTGACTCTGCCAGTAGAAGATCCTTTCCAACCGCTTACCATCAAG GTCTTCGATTACGACTGGGGTCTCCAGGATGACTTCATGGGAGCTGCTCAGTTGGATTTGACGCAATTCGATCTTGGCTATGCTCAAGACGTCACTTTGGAATTAAAAGATCCAGCCAGGCCGAAGCAACATTTGGGTGAAATCTGTCTCACTGCTACGCTATGGCCAAGAAATCAACAGGAAAAGGAACAg TACTTTCAGAAAACCAATCGATTGGCGGACGTGAATAGAAAACTAAAATCGCAGATATGGAGTTCGGTGGTAACAATTGTTCTAGTTGAAGCAAAAAGTTTGTTGCCGATGGATATAGAGGGTTTGTCCGATCCCTATGTTAAATTtcg CCTCGGTACGGAGAAATACAAATCAAAAGTGGTGAACAAGACATTAAATCCTGTGTGGCTCGAACAATTTGATCTTCACCTTTACGAGGACCCTTATCTAGGACAGGAATTGGAAGTAACAGTTTGGGATCGTGATAGAAGTCATCAGGACGATCTTATGGGTAAAACCGTAATAGATTTAGCAACGTTGGAACGAGAAACTACTCATCGATTATGGCGAGATCTCGAGGATGGTTCCGGAAGTATTTTTCTTCTGTTAACAATCAGTGGAACTACAGCGAGCGAGACTATAAGCGATTTAGCTGCACATGAAGAAACGCCTAGAGAGAGAACTAATTTAATAGaaagatattctttattaaatacGTTGCAGAGACCTCGCGACGTTGGTCATCTGACAGTGAAG ATATATCGAGCTCAAGGTCTTGCAGCAGCTGATCTCGGGGGAAAGAGTGACCCTTTTTGCGTCCTGGAATTGGTGAATGCTAGATTGCAAACGCAAACTGAATATAAAACATTGGCTCCTAATTGGCAAAAGATTTTCACTTT CAACGTAAAGGACATAAATTCAGTCCTAGAGGTAACCGTTTACGACGAGGACAGGGATCACAAAGTTGAGTTTCTTGGTAAAGTTGCTATTCCTTTATTAAGAATTCGTAATGGAGAGAAAAGGTGGTACGCTCTGAAGGATAAAAAATTGAGAGGTCGTGCTAAGGGAAATTCACCACAGATTCTTCTGGAAATGACTGTAATTTGGAACGTATTCAGAGCTTGCATTAGAACTTTAAATCCTAAGGAAAAGAAGTATATGGAACCTGAGATCAAGTTTAAGAGACAAGTCTTTTTGAGAAACGTACTTAGGCTCAAAGCGATCATACTATTCTTCATCGAAATGGGAAAGTATATACA GAGTTGCTGGGAATGGGAAAGTAAACCAAGAAGTATCATTGCGCTGACCCTCTTCGTTCTTGGATGTTATTACTTCGAACCTTACATGATACCAGCATTGGCGTTACTGATTCTTCTTAAATATTACCTG CTTAACATGGAGGATGGGAGTGGAATCAATCAGTGGATTTGCGGACAGGTCGCCGCGGTTACTGGTGCGTCTTTAACGCATCAAACGAGCCCGCATTTTCAAGATACGTCGGAAATGATGTCCGATGATGGACCGGTAACACCAggtgatgatgacgatgacgaggatGATAAAGACAAA gaagagaagaaaagtctGAAGGAACGATTACAGGCAATTCAGGAGGTTACACAAACCGTACAGAATTCTATTGGTTACATCGCCAGTCTTtgcgagagaataaaaaatctctTTAATTTCACAATTCCTTACCTCAGTTATTTGGCTATGACATTAACCATAATCGGTGCAGCTGTACTTTATTATATACCAGTAAGATATCTTATATTAGTTTGGGGTGTGAACAAATTCTCGAGGAAAATCTTGAGGCCACATTCGGTGCCTAACAACGAGGTACTAGATTTGATATCTCGAGTACCTGACGACGAAGAGATACTTAACTATAG GGAACTGAAGCCATTACCTACGGCTGATTGCGAAAGAGGAGGAGGCTCGGGTGTTAGCGGTGGAAATACTGCGAAAAGAGAGCAACGGAAAAGACACAAAGCGGCGTAA
- the LOC124425823 gene encoding multiple C2 and transmembrane domain-containing protein isoform X6 gives MGAAQLDLTQFDLGYAQDVTLELKDPARPKQHLGEICLTATLWPRNQQEKEQYFQKTNRLADVNRKLKSQIWSSVVTIVLVEAKSLLPMDIEGLSDPYVKFRLGTEKYKSKVVNKTLNPVWLEQFDLHLYEDPYLGQELEVTVWDRDRSHQDDLMGKTVIDLATLERETTHRLWRDLEDGSGSIFLLLTISGTTASETISDLAAHEETPRERTNLIERYSLLNTLQRPRDVGHLTVKIYRAQGLAAADLGGKSDPFCVLELVNARLQTQTEYKTLAPNWQKIFTFNVKDINSVLEVTVYDEDRDHKVEFLGKVAIPLLRIRNGEKRWYALKDKKLRGRAKGNSPQILLEMTVIWNVFRACIRTLNPKEKKYMEPEIKFKRQVFLRNVLRLKAIILFFIEMGKYIQSCWEWESKPRSIIALTLFVLGCYYFEPYMIPALALLILLKYYLLNMEDGSGINQWICGQVAAVTGASLTHQTSPHFQDTSEMMSDDGPVTPGDDDDDEDDKDKEEKKSLKERLQAIQEVTQTVQNSIGYIASLCERIKNLFNFTIPYLSYLAMTLTIIGAAVLYYIPVRYLILVWGVNKFSRKILRPHSVPNNEVLDLISRVPDDEEILNYRELKPLPTADCERGGGSGVSGGNTAKREQRKRHKAA, from the exons ATGGGAGCTGCTCAGTTGGATTTGACGCAATTCGATCTTGGCTATGCTCAAGACGTCACTTTGGAATTAAAAGATCCAGCCAGGCCGAAGCAACATTTGGGTGAAATCTGTCTCACTGCTACGCTATGGCCAAGAAATCAACAGGAAAAGGAACAg TACTTTCAGAAAACCAATCGATTGGCGGACGTGAATAGAAAACTAAAATCGCAGATATGGAGTTCGGTGGTAACAATTGTTCTAGTTGAAGCAAAAAGTTTGTTGCCGATGGATATAGAGGGTTTGTCCGATCCCTATGTTAAATTtcg CCTCGGTACGGAGAAATACAAATCAAAAGTGGTGAACAAGACATTAAATCCTGTGTGGCTCGAACAATTTGATCTTCACCTTTACGAGGACCCTTATCTAGGACAGGAATTGGAAGTAACAGTTTGGGATCGTGATAGAAGTCATCAGGACGATCTTATGGGTAAAACCGTAATAGATTTAGCAACGTTGGAACGAGAAACTACTCATCGATTATGGCGAGATCTCGAGGATGGTTCCGGAAGTATTTTTCTTCTGTTAACAATCAGTGGAACTACAGCGAGCGAGACTATAAGCGATTTAGCTGCACATGAAGAAACGCCTAGAGAGAGAACTAATTTAATAGaaagatattctttattaaatacGTTGCAGAGACCTCGCGACGTTGGTCATCTGACAGTGAAG ATATATCGAGCTCAAGGTCTTGCAGCAGCTGATCTCGGGGGAAAGAGTGACCCTTTTTGCGTCCTGGAATTGGTGAATGCTAGATTGCAAACGCAAACTGAATATAAAACATTGGCTCCTAATTGGCAAAAGATTTTCACTTT CAACGTAAAGGACATAAATTCAGTCCTAGAGGTAACCGTTTACGACGAGGACAGGGATCACAAAGTTGAGTTTCTTGGTAAAGTTGCTATTCCTTTATTAAGAATTCGTAATGGAGAGAAAAGGTGGTACGCTCTGAAGGATAAAAAATTGAGAGGTCGTGCTAAGGGAAATTCACCACAGATTCTTCTGGAAATGACTGTAATTTGGAACGTATTCAGAGCTTGCATTAGAACTTTAAATCCTAAGGAAAAGAAGTATATGGAACCTGAGATCAAGTTTAAGAGACAAGTCTTTTTGAGAAACGTACTTAGGCTCAAAGCGATCATACTATTCTTCATCGAAATGGGAAAGTATATACA GAGTTGCTGGGAATGGGAAAGTAAACCAAGAAGTATCATTGCGCTGACCCTCTTCGTTCTTGGATGTTATTACTTCGAACCTTACATGATACCAGCATTGGCGTTACTGATTCTTCTTAAATATTACCTG CTTAACATGGAGGATGGGAGTGGAATCAATCAGTGGATTTGCGGACAGGTCGCCGCGGTTACTGGTGCGTCTTTAACGCATCAAACGAGCCCGCATTTTCAAGATACGTCGGAAATGATGTCCGATGATGGACCGGTAACACCAggtgatgatgacgatgacgaggatGATAAAGACAAA gaagagaagaaaagtctGAAGGAACGATTACAGGCAATTCAGGAGGTTACACAAACCGTACAGAATTCTATTGGTTACATCGCCAGTCTTtgcgagagaataaaaaatctctTTAATTTCACAATTCCTTACCTCAGTTATTTGGCTATGACATTAACCATAATCGGTGCAGCTGTACTTTATTATATACCAGTAAGATATCTTATATTAGTTTGGGGTGTGAACAAATTCTCGAGGAAAATCTTGAGGCCACATTCGGTGCCTAACAACGAGGTACTAGATTTGATATCTCGAGTACCTGACGACGAAGAGATACTTAACTATAG GGAACTGAAGCCATTACCTACGGCTGATTGCGAAAGAGGAGGAGGCTCGGGTGTTAGCGGTGGAAATACTGCGAAAAGAGAGCAACGGAAAAGACACAAAGCGGCGTAA
- the LOC124425823 gene encoding multiple C2 and transmembrane domain-containing protein isoform X5: MDDSKKKDTDKCPSKEVSALNEKVPVENSKNIDSETTINSLPLDNDSSSNFYFDLKKHSGEKVPLMGTSKDDSKVKHEETSIVIDPLVVASPSIRKVSVEKEKKVERQKEKRTIGALKSSIDKKLVSVEKKLEDRVEKIWEDNIEKHPWLIPIENWIIDRCKSDTNDKSHVKKTQETNLKGTAYEFKFTVAEGDNEEPKIESVLKEKSKRKIRMDSPKLERSSVDEPIAISHLKNLEKPFRSHSAEDVSTIGNRLTDSEGFLRLKEIKPNNPLLDRLMDNFKEKMEDIQRYFQKTNRLADVNRKLKSQIWSSVVTIVLVEAKSLLPMDIEGLSDPYVKFRLGTEKYKSKVVNKTLNPVWLEQFDLHLYEDPYLGQELEVTVWDRDRSHQDDLMGKTVIDLATLERETTHRLWRDLEDGSGSIFLLLTISGTTASETISDLAAHEETPRERTNLIERYSLLNTLQRPRDVGHLTVKIYRAQGLAAADLGGKSDPFCVLELVNARLQTQTEYKTLAPNWQKIFTFNVKDINSVLEVTVYDEDRDHKVEFLGKVAIPLLRIRNGEKRWYALKDKKLRGRAKGNSPQILLEMTVIWNVFRACIRTLNPKEKKYMEPEIKFKRQVFLRNVLRLKAIILFFIEMGKYIQSCWEWESKPRSIIALTLFVLGCYYFEPYMIPALALLILLKYYLLNMEDGSGINQWICGQVAAVTGASLTHQTSPHFQDTSEMMSDDGPVTPGDDDDDEDDKDKEEKKSLKERLQAIQEVTQTVQNSIGYIASLCERIKNLFNFTIPYLSYLAMTLTIIGAAVLYYIPVRYLILVWGVNKFSRKILRPHSVPNNEVLDLISRVPDDEEILNYRELKPLPTADCERGGGSGVSGGNTAKREQRKRHKAA; encoded by the exons ATGGATGATTCCAAGAAAAAGGACACCGATAAATGTCCGTCAAAGGAAGTGTCAGCGTTGAACGAAAAAGTGCCTGTTGAAAACTCGAAAAATATTGATTCGGAAACAACAATAAATAGTTTACCATTGGACAATGATTCTTCAAGTAATTTTTACTTTGATCTGAAAAAACATTCTGGTGAAAAAGTTCCTTTGATGGGAACCTCAAAGGATGATTCTAAGGTTAAGCATGAGGAAACTTCGATCGTAATAGATCCATTGGTGGTAGCATCGCCCTCGATTAGGAAAGTAAGcgtagaaaaggagaaaaaagtcgagagacaaaaggaaaagagaacaatAGGAGCATTGAAGAGttcgatagataaaaaattagtCTCCGTTGAGAAAAAGCTTGAGGATCGAGTCGAAAAAATATGGGAGGATAACATCGAAAAGCATCCGTGGTTGATACCCATTGAGAATTGGATCATCGATCGATGCAAATCCGACACGAACGATAAATCTCATGTTAAAAAGACTCAAGAGACTAATCTCAAGGGCACGGCTTACGAATTTAAATTCACTGTGGCCGAAGGAGACAACGAGGAGCCAAAAATTGAAAGCGTTTTGaaggaaaaatcaaaaagaaaaattcgaatgGATTCGCCGAAATTAGAACGATCTTCTGTCGATGAACCAATTGCAATTTCACATTTGAAAAATCTCGAGAAACCTTTCCGATCGCACAGTGCCGAGGATGTATCTACTATTGGGAATCGGCTTACAGATTCGGAAGGGTTTTTGAGATTGAAAGAAATCAAACCGAATAATCCATTGTTAGATAGATTGATGgataatttcaaagaaaaaatggaagacaTACAAAGG TACTTTCAGAAAACCAATCGATTGGCGGACGTGAATAGAAAACTAAAATCGCAGATATGGAGTTCGGTGGTAACAATTGTTCTAGTTGAAGCAAAAAGTTTGTTGCCGATGGATATAGAGGGTTTGTCCGATCCCTATGTTAAATTtcg CCTCGGTACGGAGAAATACAAATCAAAAGTGGTGAACAAGACATTAAATCCTGTGTGGCTCGAACAATTTGATCTTCACCTTTACGAGGACCCTTATCTAGGACAGGAATTGGAAGTAACAGTTTGGGATCGTGATAGAAGTCATCAGGACGATCTTATGGGTAAAACCGTAATAGATTTAGCAACGTTGGAACGAGAAACTACTCATCGATTATGGCGAGATCTCGAGGATGGTTCCGGAAGTATTTTTCTTCTGTTAACAATCAGTGGAACTACAGCGAGCGAGACTATAAGCGATTTAGCTGCACATGAAGAAACGCCTAGAGAGAGAACTAATTTAATAGaaagatattctttattaaatacGTTGCAGAGACCTCGCGACGTTGGTCATCTGACAGTGAAG ATATATCGAGCTCAAGGTCTTGCAGCAGCTGATCTCGGGGGAAAGAGTGACCCTTTTTGCGTCCTGGAATTGGTGAATGCTAGATTGCAAACGCAAACTGAATATAAAACATTGGCTCCTAATTGGCAAAAGATTTTCACTTT CAACGTAAAGGACATAAATTCAGTCCTAGAGGTAACCGTTTACGACGAGGACAGGGATCACAAAGTTGAGTTTCTTGGTAAAGTTGCTATTCCTTTATTAAGAATTCGTAATGGAGAGAAAAGGTGGTACGCTCTGAAGGATAAAAAATTGAGAGGTCGTGCTAAGGGAAATTCACCACAGATTCTTCTGGAAATGACTGTAATTTGGAACGTATTCAGAGCTTGCATTAGAACTTTAAATCCTAAGGAAAAGAAGTATATGGAACCTGAGATCAAGTTTAAGAGACAAGTCTTTTTGAGAAACGTACTTAGGCTCAAAGCGATCATACTATTCTTCATCGAAATGGGAAAGTATATACA GAGTTGCTGGGAATGGGAAAGTAAACCAAGAAGTATCATTGCGCTGACCCTCTTCGTTCTTGGATGTTATTACTTCGAACCTTACATGATACCAGCATTGGCGTTACTGATTCTTCTTAAATATTACCTG CTTAACATGGAGGATGGGAGTGGAATCAATCAGTGGATTTGCGGACAGGTCGCCGCGGTTACTGGTGCGTCTTTAACGCATCAAACGAGCCCGCATTTTCAAGATACGTCGGAAATGATGTCCGATGATGGACCGGTAACACCAggtgatgatgacgatgacgaggatGATAAAGACAAA gaagagaagaaaagtctGAAGGAACGATTACAGGCAATTCAGGAGGTTACACAAACCGTACAGAATTCTATTGGTTACATCGCCAGTCTTtgcgagagaataaaaaatctctTTAATTTCACAATTCCTTACCTCAGTTATTTGGCTATGACATTAACCATAATCGGTGCAGCTGTACTTTATTATATACCAGTAAGATATCTTATATTAGTTTGGGGTGTGAACAAATTCTCGAGGAAAATCTTGAGGCCACATTCGGTGCCTAACAACGAGGTACTAGATTTGATATCTCGAGTACCTGACGACGAAGAGATACTTAACTATAG GGAACTGAAGCCATTACCTACGGCTGATTGCGAAAGAGGAGGAGGCTCGGGTGTTAGCGGTGGAAATACTGCGAAAAGAGAGCAACGGAAAAGACACAAAGCGGCGTAA